Within Halobacterium jilantaiense, the genomic segment GTCCCCCGGTTCGCCGTCGTCTCGTCGGTCGGTCCCGTGACTGCCGACAGGAGGCTGCTCATTGCATCGCGTCGAAGGCCGGCGGCGGGTATAGTTAGCCGGCACCCACGCGGCGCAAAGCCGCGCCTACCGGTCCGCGGCCGGCTTCCGAGATGGCCTGTGTCTGTTTCCCGCCGGCAGCACGGCTCTTAGGCGGCTTTGCTGTGCCGGCCGGGAGCTTTCGGGCCGCCCGCCGTAGTTCCGCCGATGCGTCTACCCACGGGAACGGAGTCGTCGACCGAGGACTCGCAGGCGTCGCCTGCGACAGACCAGCGGGAACGCGGGGCGCTGCGGTGGCTGCTGAACGGTGCCGTCGGCGGCACGGTGGCCACGGCAGTGATGACCGCCTACCGGATGCCTGTCGCCGCCTCGCTCCCGCCGACCGCGAAGTTCTGGTCGACGTACGTCGCTGGCGGCGACCCGGACGACCATCCAATCCCCGCGCTCGTTCTGCACGCCGCCTACGGCGCGGCCGCCGGTGTCGTCTTCGGGGCGCTGTTCCGGCCGTTCGGCGCGGGCCACGGACAGCGAGAACGAGCAGGAGGCCGGCGGCGTCGTCCTCGGCGCGCTGTACGGCCTCGCGTTGTCCGTCGTCGGGGAGCGCGTCCTCCTCGGCGGCCTGCTGTCGACGGACCTCGACGCGACGGAGTCGCTCGTGTTCCACGTCGGCCACCTCGTCTACGGGCTCTCCCTCGGGTCGTGGGTCGCCTCCGGGTCGACGTACGAGGACCTGAAACCGTAGCCGTCGGCCACGCGTCCGGCGTTCTCGTGGCGTCCTCGGGCCCGGGCTCAGTCCTCGATTTTCGCCACGATTCTGTCGGCCTGCTCGCGCGCGGTCTCCTCGCCGACGTGTTTGTCGACGAGCACGGACTGGACCGCCCAGTCGTCGCTGTCCGCGCGCTTCCCCGTGCGGACCTCGCTCCCCTCGGAGACGGTGTCCGAGACCTCGTCGGCCCACTCCGGGGTGCGAATCGTCTCGAACTCGTCGGGGTCGCGGTACCGGACGTGGATGTAGTCGTCGCCGGTCTCGACCGCCTGCGGGGCTGGGTGGTCGGCCATGTAGCTGTCTTCGCCGCCGACTCTAAAAGTCGTTTTGACGTTGTAAATAACGCGATAGGGGTTATTGAGGCATTAGAACCACTCTATTCTATGCCCCGACTTGGCTGGCTTGTCGTGGCAAGCCACGCGGTCAACACGCTGGCCGGCGAACGTCTGCCCGCATGTCACTCGCAGAGACCGTCTCCGAAATCGACCACCTGAGCGACGACCAGCGCGACTGCATCGAGAACTGCAACGAGGCCAGCGAGGTCTGTGAGTGGTGCGCAGACGAGTGCCTCGCCGACGACGAGATGGAGGAGTGCGCCCGACTCTGCCGGGACGTCGCGGACCTCACCTCCCTGCACGCCCGCTTCATGGCGCGAGACTCCCAGTACAGCGGGGACCTCGCAGCAGTCTGCGCAGACGCCTGCGAGGCCTGCGCCGACGAGTGCGAGCAACACGACGCCGACCACTGCCAGGTCTGTGCCGACGTCCTCCGGGACTGCGCTGAGACCTGCCGCGACATGGCGAGTGCGTAGGCGAGACCGCCTGCCGACGCCCGCGGACGCGACCGACGGCCCCCGCCGTCCCGCGGCGACTGCGCGCCGCGTCGGCGTCCGGAGCCGAGCAGTGCCTCGCGGAGCCCCAGCGCTCGGCGCGGCGGCCACGCGATGAGCCTCGCGGACCGCGTCTACGGGCTGCGGGACTGGGTCCCAGTCCCGGTCGGCGGCTACCGCGTGCGACTGTTCCGGTGGGTACTCCTCGACGCGGACCGGCGGGCCGTCACCGGCGCGCTGCTCACAGTCACGTTCGCCGCCACCCTCGGCGTCAGCTACCTCTGGACCATCGAGATGCAGCAGCTGTTGACGGAGACCGACAGCGTCCAGACGGTGCTCACGCAGCTACTCAGCGGCATCATCCTCCTGGTGTCCATCGTCGTCTCCATCAACTCCATCGTCCTCACGCACGACATCACGTCGCTGACCGCTCAGAAGGACCGCGTGGAGGGCACGACCGACTTCCGACGTGCCGTCGGCCAACTGGTCGGCGGGGAGCGCGGCCCCACCACTCCCGAGCGGTTCCTCGAACAGGTGGTCACCGCGATGCAGGAGCGGACGCGCGCCCTCGAGGACTCGCTGTCCGACGGGGAGCCCGAGGAGTTCGTCGAGGACGTCGAATCGTTCGCCGACCTCGTCGACGACTCCGTCGGGAGCCTGGACGCGCCAACCGAGCAGGTCGGCGGCGCTGACTTCGGCACGCTGTGGGTCGCGCTGAACGCGAACTTCGGCGAGGTCACAGACGAACTGGCGGCCATCCGGCTGCGGCACGCCGACCACATCGAGGACGTCCACGAGGCGCGCTTCGACGCACTCCTCGAAGGCGTCGAGCTGTTCGAGACCGGCCGCGAGTACTTCAAGACGCTGTACTACACGCGCGAGATATCGGCGTTCTCGCGGACGCTGCTGGTCATCTCGCTGCCGGCGGTGCTGGTGACCGCCTGGACCATCCTCGCGCTGGACGCCGGCAGTGTCCCGCGCGTCTGGCTGTTCGGCCTCCCGCCGCTGCAGGTCTTCATCGCGACGACGTTCACCGTCTCCCTGGCACCCTACCTCACCCTGACGGCGTACGTCCTGCGGACGGCGACGGTCGCCCGCCACACCACCTCCAGCGGTCCCTTCGTGCTGGACTGACCGAGCCGGCTACGAGTCGTCGAAGAACTCCTCGTCGAGGATGTTCTCGTCGAGGTTCGCACCGAACGTTTCGGGGTTCTCGACGGACGCCACGACCGAGAACTCGCCGCTGGCCTCCAGGACGACGGCCTCCACCTCGTCCAGCGAGCTGTGGTCTTTCTTCCGGGCCGCCGTCTGGAGTTCGGACTCGGTGACGCGCTGCTCGCGCATCGCCGGCCGGAGGAACTGCCCGCGGAAGTACAGCAGCGTCGGCGGGTTCGTCACGGCGCGCCCGAACACCGGCCAGCGCACCTGCAGCTTCGTGACGACGAACTGGAGCGCGATGAGCAGGGCGAACGCCACGACGGCCTCCGTCAGCGAGACGGCTTTCGCCGTGAGCGCGCGGCCGAA encodes:
- a CDS encoding four-helix bundle copper-binding protein; translated protein: MSLAETVSEIDHLSDDQRDCIENCNEASEVCEWCADECLADDEMEECARLCRDVADLTSLHARFMARDSQYSGDLAAVCADACEACADECEQHDADHCQVCADVLRDCAETCRDMASA
- a CDS encoding DUF421 domain-containing protein; translated protein: MTEPLFFDGWEPLVRITVVGVSMYVTLVLFLRLSGSRTLSTMNAFDFIVTVAIGSVFGRALTAKAVSLTEAVVAFALLIALQFVVTKLQVRWPVFGRAVTNPPTLLYFRGQFLRPAMREQRVTESELQTAARKKDHSSLDEVEAVVLEASGEFSVVASVENPETFGANLDENILDEEFFDDS